The Dermacentor silvarum isolate Dsil-2018 chromosome 7, BIME_Dsil_1.4, whole genome shotgun sequence genomic sequence TCCACAGCGGCCGTCGAAGAagagaaccttttttttttcccaaggcACACTACAACGAGGAGAGAAGAGGAAAAAAACCCAGCgaaggcgcgcgcgcgcacacccAAGTCCGACGACGTGGAAATGGCCCACACTTCTGCACCTGTACACACCCAGACATGCGTGtagtatatgtatatacattATGTATATCCGTATGTTATATTATTCCACTACTGTAACATCACATTTTTTTTGCAACACTCGAAAAAGAAGGGGCAGAGGaaaggggggatggggggggggggtcagccaaagaaaaaaaaaatccaccttCCACCCTAGCGCAGCACCCCGAGCGCATTCTGCTGTGACCTTTTGGCTTCCTCCTCGGCGATCTGCTGCTCGATCAGATACTGGGCCGTGGAGACGGCATTTGGCGTGCCTGTGATGCTGACGATGCGGTTGCGCGTGCCTGGTGCGAACGTGCCCTTCTTGGAGATCTGGATGGCGGCGCCGCTGAAGCGCTGGATCTCAACCAGTGACTTCCCCCCCGGTCCCAAGATGGCCCCCACAATGTTCTCCCCCACCTCGAGGTCTCGCTTGACGGCGTCCGAGCACTTGTCGGCCGCCGAGGGCGGCGGCGGCGACTTGCACATGGCCCCCTGCGACGGCACCAGCGCCGTGCCCAGCCCGAACGAGTTGTTGTTGACCGGCATGCCTCCCCCGGCACCGTTGTTGGCCGCTGCACCGGGCGAGCCTAGCGCGGGTGAGTTCCGCCGGAATGGGTCAAACACCATGTCGCTGTGGTAGCGCTCCGAGCGGGGCGACCCGAAGCCGCCGCTGCCAACGGGGCCAAAGATTCCCGAGCTGCTGGCGACCACTGGTGGCGTGGCGTCCATTGGCGAGGTCGGGTAGACTTgctgcggtggcggcggctggGGTGGGCCCTGTCCCATCATGGCCCCGTTGGCGCCCGCTAGGAGTGCTCCAAGGCTGGAGCCCAGCACGCCGTACGTCGCTAGGGTACCCATGGCTGTCGCGATGTCGGCCGTTGCCTGCTCCGTGTAGCCGTTGCTCCTTAGCACTGCTTTGACATTTTCCAGAAGCTGCGCCACGTTGGCACCCGGAAACGGTGCTGGCACCATGGAGCCCGCGGCCCCGCTAAAGTTTGCCGTCGGGCTTAGGCTGTTGAGGCTCCCGCTCGAGCTGTAGCTGGCTGACGAGTTGTTCACCGTGGAGTGCACGCTCGACGGGTTGGCGTAGGGCGAGCCCGTCGGGTTGAAGTTGGCCACGGGCCCGGTCACCTCGGCGTAGGAGACGTGCAGGCAGCTGCCGCTCTGCGGGTCCTCCACGATTTTGGCCAAGATGAGCTGGCAGGCCTTCTTGTTGTTGTCCATCTCACCAATGACGGTGATGCAGCGCTCGGCGAGGGCGTGGTCCTTGGACTTCTGAGAGATCTGCACGTATGCACCACTCTCCTCCTTGATCTGCTTGATGTAGCTGCCCCCCTTGCCGATGATCATGCCTGCCGTGCTGTTGGGCACCAGGATCTTCACCTGCGTGCATGCATGCAATGTGGCTCAGCAATGCTTAAGGCCCACTTTTGCTCAACGCTGGATGGCCTGACAAATTGGAGTGCACATAATGCTCGGCTCTCTGAAACCGATGACAGCAGGTGCCACCGACTGCACTGCACGTGCAAAGCGAGCAGAATCCATGACTAACTGGAGTGAAAGTGGCGCAACGAGCACGCACCGAACTTTGGCTATTTGCGACAGTGACAATTCCTGGCTAACTGCGGCAGTGACAATCCTCACGCCAATTCAAATGGACGAAACACCAAATGAAGCACTTCAACCAGATGCAGCTATTCATGGTACAAGGCGTGATGAAACAAACCAGCCAAAAGTTAAAAGTCAGTGCGTCattagcatacctgccaacttaaGTCTGCGAACATCCCACGGACAAGCAGGGAAGTGGCACATTTGCTAATGAACTTTGCCTTGAGCATGCACCTTTATCGCATATTTATGCACTTCATTTATGATGATTGAACTTTAGACGCAGcccacaagcagcagcaaacttggaacagcagagacTGTCAAGCAACACCGACTTTTCACAGACTTTTTTAGCAACATTGCCGCCGCCGACTTCGCCTGCTTCAGAACTACAGTGTTATAAATTTGCTCGAAGCAAGCAGCCTAATGGTATACGGAGTATAGCTGCGTATACGAATATGCATTTTTTGCAATTGCGTGCCACCCCAGCTTTGAACACCTTCATAAACTTTTCACACACAGAACTTATGTTTCATAGCACACAGTGAAATTGCAGAAAGAGCacaaaattcgggagagttggcaggtatgcattagGCCTAGAGAACAAGTCAGAGTACTAAGCAACCCCATGTTAAAGAATCAAATGCGGAGTCCCCCCCCACCTCTTACATTTTGGAGCTTTTCAATCATTATGTTGTAGCCTTAGTCAAGAAAGCTCCCTACCTGCTTTTCCCTCTCAGCTGGCTGCTTGTGGTCAAAGTCTATGGCAATCTTGGCTGTGGGGTCTGGCTTCTCCTTAATTTTCTCCATGATAAATTCGTGGATGCGTAGAACGCCCTCGACACTGCCGGTGATGAGGCACACCCTCTCGGTAGTTCCTGCAAGTGCGACACACGTGGAAGCTACTGTGAAGGCAGTCACCAGCCGAGTTGCCAAAGGCCACATGTAAATTCAAGCTGCAATTGCTGGCTGCAGCCAACAACTACCTTCCAGATTCTTTCA encodes the following:
- the LOC119457820 gene encoding RNA-binding protein Pasilla isoform X2; amino-acid sequence: MATGLGGVNGCPDPDIGDSRKRPLDSELDIGATKRSHHGGGNGTFHFKILVPAVAAGAIIGKGGETIALLQKEAGARVKMSKSNDFYPGTTERVCLITGSVEGVLRIHEFIMEKIKEKPDPTAKIAIDFDHKQPAEREKQVKILVPNSTAGMIIGKGGSYIKQIKEESGAYVQISQKSKDHALAERCITVIGEMDNNKKACQLILAKIVEDPQSGSCLHVSYAEVTGPVANFNPTGSPYANPSSVHSTVNNSSASYSSSGSLNSLSPTANFSGAAGSMVPAPFPGANVAQLLENVKAVLRSNGYTEQATADIATAMGTLATYGVLGSSLGALLAGANGAMMGQGPPQPPPPQQVYPTSPMDATPPVVASSSGIFGPVGSGGFGSPRSERYHSDMVFDPFRRNSPALGSPGAAANNGAGGGMPVNNNSFGLGTALVPSQGAMCKSPPPPSAADKCSDAVKRDLEVGENIVGAILGPGGKSLVEIQRFSGAAIQISKKGTFAPGTRNRIVSITGTPNAVSTAQYLIEQQIAEEEAKRSQQNALGVLR
- the LOC119457820 gene encoding RNA-binding protein Pasilla isoform X4; the encoded protein is MSKSNDFYPGTTERVCLITGSVEGVLRIHEFIMEKIKEKPDPTAKIAIDFDHKQPAEREKQVKILVPNSTAGMIIGKGGSYIKQIKEESGAYVQISQKSKDHALAERCITVIGEMDNNKKACQLILAKIVEDPQSGSCLHVSYAEVTGPVANFNPTGSPYANPSSVHSTVNNSSASYSSSGSLNSLSPTANFSGAAGSMVPAPFPGANVAQLLENVKAVLRSNGYTEQATADIATAMGTLATYGVLGSSLGALLAGANGAMMGQGPPQPPPPQQVYPTSPMDATPPVVASSSGIFGPVGSGGFGSPRSERYHSDMVFDPFRRNSPALGSPGAAANNGAGGGMPVNNNSFGLGTALVPSQGAMCKSPPPPSAADKCSDAVKRDLEVGENIVGAILGPGGKSLVEIQRFSGAAIQISKKGTFAPGTRNRIVSITGTPNAVSTAQYLIEQQIAEEEAKRSQQNALGVLR
- the LOC119457820 gene encoding RNA-binding protein Pasilla isoform X1 — protein: MLRSSGRLPSGFRVSLAALLTGTTSRRVRYAQAKETQLRANGRGHAHTFERGSGKSPEPFFFPPLPAKALQMEQLRRRASGNGTFHFKILVPAVAAGAIIGKGGETIALLQKEAGARVKMSKSNDFYPGTTERVCLITGSVEGVLRIHEFIMEKIKEKPDPTAKIAIDFDHKQPAEREKQVKILVPNSTAGMIIGKGGSYIKQIKEESGAYVQISQKSKDHALAERCITVIGEMDNNKKACQLILAKIVEDPQSGSCLHVSYAEVTGPVANFNPTGSPYANPSSVHSTVNNSSASYSSSGSLNSLSPTANFSGAAGSMVPAPFPGANVAQLLENVKAVLRSNGYTEQATADIATAMGTLATYGVLGSSLGALLAGANGAMMGQGPPQPPPPQQVYPTSPMDATPPVVASSSGIFGPVGSGGFGSPRSERYHSDMVFDPFRRNSPALGSPGAAANNGAGGGMPVNNNSFGLGTALVPSQGAMCKSPPPPSAADKCSDAVKRDLEVGENIVGAILGPGGKSLVEIQRFSGAAIQISKKGTFAPGTRNRIVSITGTPNAVSTAQYLIEQQIAEEEAKRSQQNALGVLR
- the LOC119457820 gene encoding RNA-binding protein Pasilla isoform X3; the protein is MEQLRRRASGNGTFHFKILVPAVAAGAIIGKGGETIALLQKEAGARVKMSKSNDFYPGTTERVCLITGSVEGVLRIHEFIMEKIKEKPDPTAKIAIDFDHKQPAEREKQVKILVPNSTAGMIIGKGGSYIKQIKEESGAYVQISQKSKDHALAERCITVIGEMDNNKKACQLILAKIVEDPQSGSCLHVSYAEVTGPVANFNPTGSPYANPSSVHSTVNNSSASYSSSGSLNSLSPTANFSGAAGSMVPAPFPGANVAQLLENVKAVLRSNGYTEQATADIATAMGTLATYGVLGSSLGALLAGANGAMMGQGPPQPPPPQQVYPTSPMDATPPVVASSSGIFGPVGSGGFGSPRSERYHSDMVFDPFRRNSPALGSPGAAANNGAGGGMPVNNNSFGLGTALVPSQGAMCKSPPPPSAADKCSDAVKRDLEVGENIVGAILGPGGKSLVEIQRFSGAAIQISKKGTFAPGTRNRIVSITGTPNAVSTAQYLIEQQIAEEEAKRSQQNALGVLR